A single window of Hyla sarda isolate aHylSar1 chromosome 2, aHylSar1.hap1, whole genome shotgun sequence DNA harbors:
- the NUDT3 gene encoding diphosphoinositol polyphosphate phosphohydrolase 1 isoform X3, translating to MDNQVLLVSSSRYPDRWIVPGGGLEPDEEPSAAAAREVCEEAGVKGILGRLLGVFENFERKHRTFVYVLTVTEILEDWEDSVNIGRKRRWFSIEEAVRALQGHKPVQASYFQSLRQSCHPNNGAIPVPSQSALPDIR from the exons GTGCTGTTAGTAAGTAGCAGCCGCTATCCAGACCGTTGGATTGTACCTGGTGGGGGATTGGAACCAGATGAAGAACCCAGTGCAGCAGCTGCTAGAGAAGTTTGTGAGGAG GCTGGTGTTAAAGGAATATTAGGACGTCTTCTTGGAGTATTTGAG AATTTTGAACGGAAACATAGAACCTTTGTTTATGTTTTGACTGTAACAGAGATCCTTGAAGATTGGGAGGATTCAGTTAATATTG GACGGAAGCGCCGCTGGTTCAGCATTGAGGAAGCGGTACGTGCTTTGCAGGGCCACAAACCTGTGCAGGCATCCTACTTCCAAAGCCTGAGACAAAGTTGCCATCCTAACAATGGAGCCATCCCTGTGCCAAGCCAGAGTGCACTACCTGATATCAGATGA